The DNA window CACCGATCGCCGGCAGCAGCGCCCAGCCGGCAATGATCAGCATGCCGGTGGCAAGGCCTGAGAACGCGTAGGTCGAGCCGACCGACAGGTCGACCTCGCCGGCGATCAGCACAAACGTCATGCCGACCGCCATGATCCCGAGCAAGGAGATCTGGCGCCCGACATTGAGCAGGTTCAGCGAAGTCAGGAATCCATCGGTGGCGAAGGACAGGAACAGGCACAGCACGAGCAGCGCGATGAACACGCCTGCCTCGCGCGCCCGCAACAGCCGCGCCATCGTGAACCGGTCCGTGGCTGGCGCGCGCGCGCCGGTCCTGACCGCATCGGCCATACAGCATCCTCCCTGCGCGTGGCCCGCCGGTCCTCACCAGCGTGGCCACTCCTCCGTTTCATCGACCCGAGCCGAGCTCGTGCGCGGGCCGTTGCTTCAGAGCCGGTCCCGAATTGATTCAGGATCAGGCTCTATCTCCCTGTTTGGTCATGATTTTTCGGGAATCCGGTGCCGGCTCCCTGGATCATGGCCGGGGCGGGGGCTGACCGCCCATGCCCTGTGTTTGCAGCGTCAGGACGCCTTGCGGAAGGAGCCGGCCGGCACCTTGTGCATCTCGTCAAAATTTCCGTAGTCGCGCACCTTCTTGAACGGCGCGTTCTCGACCGCGTTGTAGGAACAGATGTAGCCCCAGCGATAGGTGTCCGAACGGTTGGCATCGGAGCGGTGCAGCAGATTGCCGTCGAAGATCAGCGCGTCGCCGGCTTCCATCTCGACATAGATGTGCTCGAAGCGCTTCAGCGCCGCATCCAGGTGCTCCTGCTCGACATTGGTCTGGTCGTTCTCCCGGATGTGATTGAGACGGCCGAGCTTGTGCGTGCCTTTCAGCACCTGCAGGCAGCCGTTCTCGCGGGTCGCCTTGTCGAGCGCGACATAGATGCTCATCATCTCCGGCGCCAGGCAGCCGTAATTGTACCAGTAGCCGAAATCCTGGTGCCATTCCCAGGCGCCGCCCTCGTTGGGCTGCTTCATCGTCATCTTGTGGCTGTAGAGGTAGATCGGCTTGCCGACGGCGGCCTCGGCCAGATCGACCATGCGCTCGTCGCGGGCCAGAAGACCGTATTTGTCGTCTTCGGCCTTGGTCCACATCTTCAGAAGGGTGGTCTTGCCCTCCTTGTCGCCCTTGGCCATCACGGCGCCGCTCTTGTTCTCGGCCTCGAGCTGCTTGCGGGCGTGGTCACGGAAATCCTCCACTTCCGCGACGCTCAGCAGCCCCCTGCGGATAATGTACCCGTCGCGGGCATAGAGCTCGGTTTCCTGCTTGGTCATCGCCAACATCGTCTTGCCTCCCTGGTCTGTCGGGGCCGCTGCCAGCGCAAGGCGCCTGGCAAGCCCGCAAAACTCGGGGGATCCGGCCTCTGCCGCCGAAATCCCGTCCTCTTGAGAGCGACCATAGCGACGCCGGACAGCGAACAAAATGGACAGCAAGGCACTCATTTTGTATAAAACGCGCATCATGGCAAAGACGTCGGTTCTCGAGAGTTTCCACTATGTGCCGGCGGCCGGATGGACACGCACGGCGTTCAGCGTGCTGCGCGCCGGCAAGGTCGCCGCCGCACCCGATTACCGCATCGAACGGCCCGTCTATCCCGGACAGGACATCCTCTATTGCCTGTCGGGCCGGGGTTTCGTGGAGACGCTGGGGCAAAGGCTGGAGGTGCGTGCCAACCAGCTGGTGTGGATGGCCAACGAGGCGCCGCATGTGCACGCGGCCGATCCGGCCGATCCCTGGACCTTGCTCTGGTTCAGGCTCGACGGGCCCGATCCGGCCATCCTGCGGCGCAAATTGTTTGGCGAAGGGATATTGCGGACCGTATTTACGGAAGGCACCGGTCCGGCGCCGTGGTTCGAGCGACTGTTCGCGGCGTTGCGGCGACGTGACGCCGGGCTCGACCTGCGCCTCAACCAGCTGGTCGCCGAATTCCTGCTTCTGGTCGACCGCGCGGTGAACGGCGCCGGCAATGACGATCTGCCGAAGCCGCTTGCCGCCGCACTCGACGCGATGCGCACCGCGCCCGGCTCCGCCTGGACGGCATCGGATCTCGCCACTGTCACCGGCCTCGGCGCCTCGCAGATAAGGCGGCTGTTCCAGAAACATCTGCGCACCAGCCCGCACCAGTGGCTGATGCGCGAGCGGCTGATGCAGGCGCAGTCGCTGCTGGTGCAAGGCGACCAGCCGCTGGCCGAAGTTGCCGAGGCCTGCGGCTTCTGCGACGTCTATCATTTCGGGCGCGAGTTCAAACGTTCGGTGGGCATCTCGCCGGCCGCCTGGCGGCGCAGCGAATTGAGCGCGGCGCCGGGGCGGTAGGATAGTCGATACTTACGAATCCTTTCAGGCGGTTGGGCGTGGCCGTTCAGGGTTTTAGTCCGCGCGTCCGGTCGTCCCTTGAGAATCTCCTTGCCTTGGGCAACATGGCGGCGATGCCTGGGGTGCGAGAATGAACAAGCCGATTACCACCGTATCGCCGCGCAGGGCGCCGATGGCGCTGACCGAGGACCTCGTTGCCCGCACCATGCGCGCGGTCGAGGATGCCGGGCCGACGCCGGGCATGGTCTACATGACCGACGCCGACTATGCGCGCATCCGCGACGAGGTGCTGGCCACGGCTCCAGCCGGGCCTGTGAAACTGTTTGCCTATGGCTCGCTGCTGTGGAAACCCGTCGGCGAGGTGAGAGGTGGCGAACGCGCGGTGGCGACGGGCTGGCACCGGTCGTTCTGCTTCACGGTGCAGCGTTTTCGTGGCACCGTCGAGCAGCCCGGCCTGATGATGGCGCTCGATCGTGGCGGCCAGTGCCAGGGCATGGTGTTCGAGATCGCGGAACCGATTGCGGCCAACCTCGAAGCGCTGCTGCGCCGCGAGATGACCATCCTGCCCGCCGTCAACGTGCCGCGCTGGCTGCAGGTCAGAACCGAAGGCGGCTCATGCCGCGCGCTCGGCTTCGTCGTCGATCCGGCCAATCCGCGTTATGCCGGCAAGCTCGACAAGCAGGCGATCGCGGCGACTCTGGCCACGGCCGTCGGCCATTGGGGCTCGGGCGCGGAATATCTGTTCGAGACCATCCGCCACCTCGAAGCCTGCGGCATCCGCGACCGCAATCTGTGGGAATTGCAGGCGTTGGTGGCCGAGGAAATCCTAATGCATGTCGCCCAAAAGTGACCTCGGTTTGGAGTGCGACAGGCATAAAAACAAAGACCTGAAGCAGGTCGCCTGATCCATTCAGACGCGACGCGCTTCAGGCCAAAGATGCTTGAGGCCAAAGCACTTTGCGAAGCAAAGCTCTGATTTCGGAAGTCGAAGTAGTGAGAATTTAATGAATTGAAAATAGTCCTATCCCAACGATGACTTGAACACCGGCTGGGGACACGGTGCGCGTGGGCCACCTATGAGATCCTCCACCGGAGAACATTATCCAGCGCTGGATCATATTCGGGGCCTGGCGGCTTTCCTGGTCTTCACCTGGCATTTCCTTCATGCGTCTCCTGAAGGCCCGGTGCCTTATGGCTTCGTGCCGGCTCTTCCTGTCTTCAGTTTTCTCGATGAAGGGCATACCGGCGTTTCACTGTTCATGGCGCTTTCCGGCTATCTGTTCGCCAAGCTGCTTGATGGAAAACAGATCGACTACCTGCCCTTCTTTGCCAACAGGGCACTCAGGTTGCTTCCGCTTCTGCTGGTGATGATATGCATCGAGGCTTGCCGCAGGTACCTGGCCGGCCAGTCCCTGGATGAGTATTTCACCGGCGTTGGCGAGGGGGTTCTTCTTCCCACCCTTTCGAATGGAGGCTGGTCGGTAACGATCGAAGCGCACTTCTACCTGTTGCTGCCGTTCTTGCTGATGGCATCCAGGCGGTTTGTGTTCGCGCCTTTACTGTTCATCGCGGCAGCCATTGTGCTGAGGTCCGTGCTGTATGTGCAGATCGGCGAGGTGCAGTCGGCAGCGTCCTTTACCATCATAGGGCATGCGGATCAGTTCCTGGCCGGCATACTTGCCTTCCACCTGCGTGCCCACGCGAAGAACCGCCACTGGCTGGCGCTGGCCGTTCTCATGGCATTCTCGGGGTTCTTCTGGTGGTTCGATGCCGCCGGCGGATTTTACCTACTGGGACGTTTTTCGTCGCCCCATTGGATATGGATCATTCTGCCAACCCTGGAGGCTGCGGCCTATTCGTTCGGTATCGCCTATTACGACACGAGCTTTTCCAAGAAGCGAACAAGCCTGCCGTTCAAGATCCTGGAGAAGGCGGGGGCCTACAGCTATTCGATCTATCTTCTGCACCTGTTCTTCGTCATGCAATTGGCGGCGTTCATAGACACGAATGTCATGAGCATCAGCAATTTCTACGTCGCATGCTTCTGGTCCGCACTGTGCTTCATGGCGATGATCCCGATCGGCTATCTCAGCTACACCTGCGTCGAGGCGCCATTCCTGCGCCTGCGCCGGCGCTATGTGGCCCAAAAGCCCGAAACCGCGGAAACAATCGAGACTGGGATTCGATCGGTTGTTGCCACAGCCGATACACCAAACATCGTTCACCCGTCCCTGAGCCACACCAGCATTTCGCCGGGCTCGCGGTTGTCCCAGGCGAAATAGGGAATGGCGGTCAGGCGCGTCTGCGCAGTGGCTGGCGGCTCGGGCCTGTAGAGCCCGCTTTGCCAGCCGTCGGCGGCATCGGCAAGTGCCGTAGCCGACAGCGTCACCACGCCGCCGAGAAGCTCCGGCCGATGCCGGGCTTCGACGCTGGCCGTCCTCGGCAGGGACAGGCGATGCGGCTGGCTTTCATTGTCGGTCGCTTCGACGCAGTAGATCAGCGGGCCGCGCGACAGCGCGACGCGGCCGGCATCCTGGCGCACCTGCGGGTTGGCGTAGAGTCGCTCGATCGGCATTTCGAGATCGAGCCGCAGCCGGTCGCCTTTTTGCCATGTCCGCTTGATCGCGGCGTAGCCATCGCTGGTGATATCGGCCAGCTTGACCGCCTCGTCATTGATCTTCAGCTCGGCGGCGGCGCTCCAGGCCGGGATGCGCAGGTGCAGCGTGAACTCGACCGGCGCCTGCGGCTCGAGCGTGATGTCGACGGCGCCGTCCCAGGGATAGCGGCTGACCTGCGTCAGGCTCACCGGTGTGCCTGATATGTCGAAACGGGCGGTCGAGTCGCCATAGAGATGGACGGCCAGCGCATCGTCCGCCAGGCTGTAGAAATAGCTGCCGATCGAGGCGACCATGCGCCCGATATTGGGTGGGCAGCAGGGGCAGCGGTGCCATTTCCAGCGGTTGTGCTTGCCCCGGCTTTCCAACGGGTTCTCGTAGAAGAACAGTGAGCCGTCGAGCGACAGGCCGGAGATCGAGCCGTTGTAGAGGGCGCGTTCCATCATGTCGGCGTAGCGGGCGTTCGGCCCCATGCCGAGCATGCGGCTTGCCCAGAACACCAGGCCGACGGCGGCACAGGTCTCGGCATAGGCGCTCTCATTGGGCAGGTCGTAATCGCTGGTGAAACCCTCATTGTGCGCCGACGGGCCGAGCCCGCCGGTGATGTAGAGGCTTTTCGTGGTGAGGTCGTCCCACAACCGGTCAAGCGCCACCCGCAGCGTGTCGTCGCCATATTCGGTGGCGATGTCGGCCATGCCCGAATAGAGGTACATCGCCCGCACCGCATGGCCGACGACCTTGTCCTGTTCGCGCACCGGAATGTGCGACTGGCTGTATTCATAGGTCTTGAAATGATAGGTCTTCGGGTCGGCGCCGCGGGCGCGCGCCTCTTCGTCGAAATAATGCGGTTGCTGGCCGCGCTGGTCGATGAAGTACTTCGCCAGATCCATGTATTTCCGTTCGCCGGTCACCCGCGCCAGCTTGACCAGCGCCAGCTCGACCTCCTCATGGCCGCAGTAGCCTTTCTTCTTGCCGGGCTCGGGGCCGAGCACCGAAGCGATATGGTCGGCATAGCGGCTCATGATGTCGAGCAGCTTGCGTTTTCCCGTCGCCTGGTAGTAGGCGACCGCGCCCTCGATCAGATGGCCGGCGCAGTAGAGTTCGTGGCAGTCGCGCAGGTTGGTCCAACGCTTGCCGGGCTGGATGCGCTGGTACCAGCTGGAGAGATAGCCGTCGTCCTGCTGCAGTCTGCCGTACATGTCGATGACAGCATCGATCTTCTTCTCCAGTTCGGGATTCTTGCGCCGGTAGAGTGAATAGGCCGCGGTCTCGATCGTCTTGCCGAGATCGGAATCCCAGAACATCTGCGTGGTCACCGTCGATCCCGTGAATTCCGCGCCCTGGCGGTCGGCTTCGTCGGGAGAGGGCGAGTGGAAGGGGATGACGATGCCGGGCGAGGGCCGGTCCGGATCGATCTGCTCCAGCATGCGGGCCTCGACGCAGCGCTCATACAGGATGTCGGCAGTGCGCGTCGCGACCGCGTCGGCGCGATCGCCCCAGAAGCCGTGCACGTCGACCTGCGGCACCGGCAACGGGCGGAAGGCGAGCTTGGGCTTGGTCGATTTTACGGATGGCGATGCGGTCATGAACTTACTCCATTCTATTTGACGGCCCCGGCCATCAGGCCGCGGATGTAGAAGCGCTGCAAAGCGAGGAACAGGATCAGGCACGGCACCATCATCACGGTGACGCCCGCCTGCACCGCGCCCCAGTCGATGGCGCCGAAGCGGCCCGACTGCAGTGCGGTCATCATCACCGGCAGCGTGAATTTGGACTGGTCGGTCATCAGCACGAGGGCGGCGAGGAATTCGTTCCAGGCGCCGAGGAAGGCAAACAGCGCGATGGTGACGACGCCCGGCCAAACCAGCGGCAGCATGACTTTCCAAAGCATTGTAAGATTGCCGGCGCCGTCCATGCGGGCGGCCTCCTCGATCTCGCGCGGCACCGCGTCGAAGGCGTTGCGCATCATGAAGATCGAGAACGGCAGCTGCAGCGTCACATAGACGCCGACCAGGCCGGTCAGCGTGTTGTGCAGGCCAAGCTTGGTCAGCACCAGGAAGATCGGCGTCAGGATCGACTGGAACGGGATCATGATCGTCGACAGGATGAGGATGAAGAACAGGTCCTTGAACGGAAAGCGGAACCGCGAAAAGCCGTAGCCGGCCAGCACGCTGACGGCGACCGACAGCACCACGGTCATCACCGAGACATAGATGCTGTTTTGCGCCGAGACCCAGAGCCCGTCGCCGAAGCTGTTGAGCGTGGCATAGTTCTCCAGCGAGAAGCCCGATGTCGGCCAGGGCGGCAGCGGCGGCAGGCGTGCTTCCTGTGCCGGCTTGAAGGCCGACAGCACCGCCCACACGATCGGCGCCGCAAACAGCACCGAGGCGATGATGCCGGTCGAATGCTCGCCGATGCGGGCCAGGAGCCGGCGGTTGCGGGAGGCGGCCTGCGCCATCAGTCGAGTCCCTCCGGCTTGCGCAGCAGCCACAGCTGGACGAGGCTGAGCGCCACGAGGACGACGAGCAGCACCATCGAGAGCGCGGCACCATAGCCGAGCTTGAACGAGACGAAGGACTGGTTGAAGATCCAGTAGACCGCCGTCAGCGTCTGGTTGCGTGGGCCACCGCGCAGGATGATGTAGAACTGGTCGAAGGCGAGGATCGAGCCGGCGACCGACAGGATCAGCGCCAGCGCCAGGGTGCGGCGCATCAGCGGCAGGGTGATGGCCCTGAACCTGGCGAACGGACCGGCGCCGTCGATAACGGCCGCCTCCTGCAGGTCCTGCGGGATCGATTGCAGGCCGGCCATCAGGATGATCATGGTGAAACCGGCGACCTTCCAGACGACCATGGCGATGATCGACCAGAAGGCCGGCTGGAAGGTAGCCAAAAGGTTGAATTTCTTGTCGATCAGGCCGAGATCGTAGGCGGCCGGGCTGAAGAGGCCGGAATCGACGTTCAGCAGCCATGACCAGAGCAGGCTGGCCGAAGCAAAGCCGACCACCGCCGGCATGAAGAACATGGTGCGGTAGAGGTTGGTCAGCGGCCGCGGCCGTTCGACGAACAGCGCCAGCGGAAACGCCACCACGAAGATCGCGATGGTGACGATCACGGTGTAATAGGCGGTGAAGCGCAGCGCGTTCCAGAACCTGGTGTCGCGCAGAATGGCGACATAATTGCCGAGGCCGATATAGCTGTGCTCGCCCATCAAGGGCCAGTTGTGCAGCGACATCCACGCCGTCATGCCGAGCGGAATCAGGAAGAAGACGACGACCAGTGCGACAGCCGGCGCGACATAAAGCAGGCCGATCCATTGCTGGCGGCTGGCGCCGACCAGTTTTCTGGCGCGCGGTGGTGCGGTGGTGGTTGTGATGGTCGTCATGGCTGCTCTGCTCTTGCTCTACCGTCCCCTTTGTGGGGAGGGGGTTCCAGCTTAGGTTCCTCGCCCCCGCCAGAGGCGGGGGAGAGGTGGCCGCGAAGCGGACGGAGAGGGGGCTCTCGTAGGGCGCAGTCCGCCTCTCCGTCTCGGCTTCGCCGAGCCACCGCTCCCCCACTTCGCGGGGGCGAGGAACCCAAGCTGGATAGGCCGAGCGGATGTCTCAAAGCTTCCATGTAGAATAGCCCTGCATTGACGGATGCGATGTCCTCCTCCGCTCCAGGGGGAGGTAGCCGGCCACCCGCCCAGGGAGACAGGCGGGCGGCCGGCAGGCGTCCGCTATTTCTGCGGCGCCTGGTCGATGATCGATTGCATCGTCTCTTGTGCGTTCGCGATGGCGCCGTCGACATCGTCGCCGAAGAAGACCTCATTGATCATCTGCGTCCATGGCCCGTTGGCGGAGTTGATCAGATCGTTGAACACCACCGAATAGGGCGTGCGGCCCTTGGCCATGGCTTCGGCGGCGATCTGGTAGCGCGGGTCGAGATCCTTCAGCGCCTCCTTGGCGATGTCGCCGCGCACCGGCAGGCTGCCGTATTTGGCGAGGATGGTCTGGCCCTCGAGCGAATAGGCGAAGTCGAGGAACTCCTTCACCACGGGCAGTTTCGTGGTGCCCTTGGTGACGACGAAATTGTCGCCACCGGCAAAGGACGACCAGCCGCTATCCTTGCCCGGCAGGAAGGTGACGCCGTAGTCGATATCGGGATACTGGGTGTTGAGCGCGCCGATGGCGAAGGCGCCGGACGGCGAGATGCCGATATTGCCGGCGGCGAAGGCGGCAAAGAAGTTGGCGCCGGTGTCGGTCTGCGCGCCTGCCGGCACCAGATCCTTCTTGACCATCGAGCGGTAGAGATCGATGGCGCCACGCAGTTGCGGGCTGTCCAGTGTCGCCTTGGAGCCGTCCTGCGAGAGGATGTCGCCACCCGACGCCCAGATCAGCGGCGTGAAGGTGAAGATGTTGCAGCCGCCGCAATTGCCAGAGAAGTAGAAGCCCTTAATGTTGCCGCCGAGCGCGTTGACCTTCTCGGCGTCGGCCGCGATCTCGGCCCAGTTGGCCGGGCCTTTTTCAGGGTCGAGGCCGGCCTGCTTGAACAGCTTCTTGTTCCAGATCAGCACCGAGGCGTCGGCGGAGAAGGGCAGGCCGTATATGTGGTCCTTGTAGGTGCCGGTCTTCACATGCGCCGGCGACAGGCTGGCGAAATAGGGCAGGGACTTGGCCCAGTCGGTGATGTCCTCCAACTGGCCGGCGGCGGCGAAGGAAGGCGTGTAGATCAAGTCGAGCGACAGCGCGTCGGGCGCCGTGCCGCCGGCGGCGGCGGCGCCATATTTCGGGATGATCTCGGCATTGGGGATGATGTCCAGCTTGACCTGGTTGGTGTGCCCCTTGTTGTAGGCATCGACGATCCTCGGCATGAAATTCGAGCCGTCGGCGCGCACCCAGATGTTGGCCGTCTCGGCGGCGGCAGTGCCGAGACCACTGCCCAGAACGGCAGCGGCCAGGGCCAGTTTGGCAATCAGGTTCCTCATGTTCTCCTCCTCCAGGGTTGGCCGCGCTCCGCGGCTTGGCGCCGATCACGCGGCGCTTCGTCTTCAGCCATCCAGCGGATGGCCGCATGACTGCCGCACCACCAGCCGGCACGGCAGTTTTCGAATGCCCGGCGCGGCGGGCTTGCCGCCGACCAGCGAAAGCAGGGTCAACCCGGCCTCGCGGCCGAGCGCGACCAGGTTCATGTCGACAGAGGTCAGCGGCGGGCGTGTTGCCTCGGCCACGATCTCCCAATTGTCGAAACCGATGACGCCGACATCGCCGGGAACGCTGAGGCCGCGTTCGCGCAGAGCATCGATGACGCCGCGCGCGATCTGGTCGTTGCCGCAGAAGACGGCATCCGGCTTTTCACGGTTGCCGTCGAACAGCCGCGCCACCGCTTCGTGGCCCCAGGCTTCCGACCAGGAGCCGAGCAGCGGTTCGGTGACCGGCAGGCCGTTTTCGATGAGCACGTCGCGGTAAGCCTGGGCGCGGGCATGCACCACGGCAAAGCTCGCCGGTCCGGTGACATGGGCGATGTGCTTGCGGCCCAGCCGACAGAAATGCTCGACCGCCAGCCGGGCGCCGTCGGCATCGTCCGAGACGAAGGCGATGGCGTCGGGATCGGGCTGCGTGAAGGCATAGATCACCGGGACGCGAAGATTGGAGAGGTCGACGGGCAGATGGCGGTCGATGCGCTTGCCGGTGGCGATGATGCCGTCGACGCGCTTGTCGAGCATGGCGTCGACATGCATCTGGCCCAGCCGCGGATCTTCCTCGACATTGCACAGGAACACCGAGACGCCATTGTCGACCAGCGCGTCCGAAATGCCCGACATCAGCGGCAGCGAGAAGCGGCCATAGGTATCGTTGGTGAGCAGGCCGACAGTGAAGCTGCGTCTTCTCAGCAGGCTCTGCGCCAAGCTGTTGGGCCGGAAGCCGAGACGCCGGGCCGTCTCGCGGATACGCTCGCGCGTCTCGGCGGTCATCCGCCCCTGGTCGTTGAGCGCCTTCGAGGCGGTGGCGACGCTGACGCCGGCCTGCGCGGCCACGTCACGCAAGGTGACTGGCTTGGAAAAGACTGGAACAGGCTGATCGTCCGATGCCATCGCGCCGCGAATCCTTAGTTTGGGAAAAGGTTTTCTCTTAGGGCCTGAAAAAATGGCCGACTGCGCGGCCAATCCTTGTCAAGGCTGTTGGAAAAACCTTTTCTCATGTCGAGGCTAGGCCAGATCGGGTGGTCGTTCAAGGGGAAAAGTGGTTTGGAGTTCCGTTGGTGGAGAGAAAGGTCAGGGATTGGCAAGGCTCGGGTTCCTCGCCCCCACTCCCGTCTACGCTATGCACACATCTTCTGTGACTGCGAGACTGATCGGCCCGAGCTTGAT is part of the Mesorhizobium loti genome and encodes:
- a CDS encoding phytanoyl-CoA dioxygenase family protein; amino-acid sequence: MLAMTKQETELYARDGYIIRRGLLSVAEVEDFRDHARKQLEAENKSGAVMAKGDKEGKTTLLKMWTKAEDDKYGLLARDERMVDLAEAAVGKPIYLYSHKMTMKQPNEGGAWEWHQDFGYWYNYGCLAPEMMSIYVALDKATRENGCLQVLKGTHKLGRLNHIRENDQTNVEQEHLDAALKRFEHIYVEMEAGDALIFDGNLLHRSDANRSDTYRWGYICSYNAVENAPFKKVRDYGNFDEMHKVPAGSFRKAS
- a CDS encoding AraC family transcriptional regulator, which encodes MDSKALILYKTRIMAKTSVLESFHYVPAAGWTRTAFSVLRAGKVAAAPDYRIERPVYPGQDILYCLSGRGFVETLGQRLEVRANQLVWMANEAPHVHAADPADPWTLLWFRLDGPDPAILRRKLFGEGILRTVFTEGTGPAPWFERLFAALRRRDAGLDLRLNQLVAEFLLLVDRAVNGAGNDDLPKPLAAALDAMRTAPGSAWTASDLATVTGLGASQIRRLFQKHLRTSPHQWLMRERLMQAQSLLVQGDQPLAEVAEACGFCDVYHFGREFKRSVGISPAAWRRSELSAAPGR
- a CDS encoding gamma-glutamylcyclotransferase, giving the protein MNKPITTVSPRRAPMALTEDLVARTMRAVEDAGPTPGMVYMTDADYARIRDEVLATAPAGPVKLFAYGSLLWKPVGEVRGGERAVATGWHRSFCFTVQRFRGTVEQPGLMMALDRGGQCQGMVFEIAEPIAANLEALLRREMTILPAVNVPRWLQVRTEGGSCRALGFVVDPANPRYAGKLDKQAIAATLATAVGHWGSGAEYLFETIRHLEACGIRDRNLWELQALVAEEILMHVAQK
- a CDS encoding acyltransferase → MRSSTGEHYPALDHIRGLAAFLVFTWHFLHASPEGPVPYGFVPALPVFSFLDEGHTGVSLFMALSGYLFAKLLDGKQIDYLPFFANRALRLLPLLLVMICIEACRRYLAGQSLDEYFTGVGEGVLLPTLSNGGWSVTIEAHFYLLLPFLLMASRRFVFAPLLFIAAAIVLRSVLYVQIGEVQSAASFTIIGHADQFLAGILAFHLRAHAKNRHWLALAVLMAFSGFFWWFDAAGGFYLLGRFSSPHWIWIILPTLEAAAYSFGIAYYDTSFSKKRTSLPFKILEKAGAYSYSIYLLHLFFVMQLAAFIDTNVMSISNFYVACFWSALCFMAMIPIGYLSYTCVEAPFLRLRRRYVAQKPETAETIETGIRSVVATADTPNIVHPSLSHTSISPGSRLSQAK
- a CDS encoding glycoside hydrolase family 127 protein → MTASPSVKSTKPKLAFRPLPVPQVDVHGFWGDRADAVATRTADILYERCVEARMLEQIDPDRPSPGIVIPFHSPSPDEADRQGAEFTGSTVTTQMFWDSDLGKTIETAAYSLYRRKNPELEKKIDAVIDMYGRLQQDDGYLSSWYQRIQPGKRWTNLRDCHELYCAGHLIEGAVAYYQATGKRKLLDIMSRYADHIASVLGPEPGKKKGYCGHEEVELALVKLARVTGERKYMDLAKYFIDQRGQQPHYFDEEARARGADPKTYHFKTYEYSQSHIPVREQDKVVGHAVRAMYLYSGMADIATEYGDDTLRVALDRLWDDLTTKSLYITGGLGPSAHNEGFTSDYDLPNESAYAETCAAVGLVFWASRMLGMGPNARYADMMERALYNGSISGLSLDGSLFFYENPLESRGKHNRWKWHRCPCCPPNIGRMVASIGSYFYSLADDALAVHLYGDSTARFDISGTPVSLTQVSRYPWDGAVDITLEPQAPVEFTLHLRIPAWSAAAELKINDEAVKLADITSDGYAAIKRTWQKGDRLRLDLEMPIERLYANPQVRQDAGRVALSRGPLIYCVEATDNESQPHRLSLPRTASVEARHRPELLGGVVTLSATALADAADGWQSGLYRPEPPATAQTRLTAIPYFAWDNREPGEMLVWLRDG
- a CDS encoding carbohydrate ABC transporter permease; translation: MAQAASRNRRLLARIGEHSTGIIASVLFAAPIVWAVLSAFKPAQEARLPPLPPWPTSGFSLENYATLNSFGDGLWVSAQNSIYVSVMTVVLSVAVSVLAGYGFSRFRFPFKDLFFILILSTIMIPFQSILTPIFLVLTKLGLHNTLTGLVGVYVTLQLPFSIFMMRNAFDAVPREIEEAARMDGAGNLTMLWKVMLPLVWPGVVTIALFAFLGAWNEFLAALVLMTDQSKFTLPVMMTALQSGRFGAIDWGAVQAGVTVMMVPCLILFLALQRFYIRGLMAGAVK
- a CDS encoding sugar ABC transporter permease yields the protein MTTITTTTAPPRARKLVGASRQQWIGLLYVAPAVALVVVFFLIPLGMTAWMSLHNWPLMGEHSYIGLGNYVAILRDTRFWNALRFTAYYTVIVTIAIFVVAFPLALFVERPRPLTNLYRTMFFMPAVVGFASASLLWSWLLNVDSGLFSPAAYDLGLIDKKFNLLATFQPAFWSIIAMVVWKVAGFTMIILMAGLQSIPQDLQEAAVIDGAGPFARFRAITLPLMRRTLALALILSVAGSILAFDQFYIILRGGPRNQTLTAVYWIFNQSFVSFKLGYGAALSMVLLVVLVALSLVQLWLLRKPEGLD
- a CDS encoding sugar ABC transporter substrate-binding protein yields the protein MRNLIAKLALAAAVLGSGLGTAAAETANIWVRADGSNFMPRIVDAYNKGHTNQVKLDIIPNAEIIPKYGAAAAGGTAPDALSLDLIYTPSFAAAGQLEDITDWAKSLPYFASLSPAHVKTGTYKDHIYGLPFSADASVLIWNKKLFKQAGLDPEKGPANWAEIAADAEKVNALGGNIKGFYFSGNCGGCNIFTFTPLIWASGGDILSQDGSKATLDSPQLRGAIDLYRSMVKKDLVPAGAQTDTGANFFAAFAAGNIGISPSGAFAIGALNTQYPDIDYGVTFLPGKDSGWSSFAGGDNFVVTKGTTKLPVVKEFLDFAYSLEGQTILAKYGSLPVRGDIAKEALKDLDPRYQIAAEAMAKGRTPYSVVFNDLINSANGPWTQMINEVFFGDDVDGAIANAQETMQSIIDQAPQK
- a CDS encoding LacI family transcriptional regulator, with translation MASDDQPVPVFSKPVTLRDVAAQAGVSVATASKALNDQGRMTAETRERIRETARRLGFRPNSLAQSLLRRRSFTVGLLTNDTYGRFSLPLMSGISDALVDNGVSVFLCNVEEDPRLGQMHVDAMLDKRVDGIIATGKRIDRHLPVDLSNLRVPVIYAFTQPDPDAIAFVSDDADGARLAVEHFCRLGRKHIAHVTGPASFAVVHARAQAYRDVLIENGLPVTEPLLGSWSEAWGHEAVARLFDGNREKPDAVFCGNDQIARGVIDALRERGLSVPGDVGVIGFDNWEIVAEATRPPLTSVDMNLVALGREAGLTLLSLVGGKPAAPGIRKLPCRLVVRQSCGHPLDG